The Zeugodacus cucurbitae isolate PBARC_wt_2022May chromosome 4, idZeuCucr1.2, whole genome shotgun sequence genome includes the window aatcgaaatatttttttattaaattcgacTCTTTTGCATTTTCACTgcgaattattataatttaatttagactaaggattaaatattaattaaaattatttaagcttACAAGTAAGCGTAAAATGCACGTTTTTGTTATATAAAGTCAACCAAAAttcttgaattaaattttatagaattttcttCTGGTTcattttatgttaaatttttaattaatttatatattacatttttttttttcaaaattaattacagtACCAAAAAATATAAGCGTGCATTTTGCGCATACTTTCAATTACTAGCCATTAGTAATAAACCAATAgtgttatgaataaaaataaataattaacccaatCACAGCCTTACCACACAACCACTGCATTACCGCCGAATTTAGCAACTACAGCAACCTGAAAGTCGTGTAGATGGTTTATGTATGCGCTGTCAGGTTTGTGTACTTGCTAATCAGTTCTTTTCTGCGGACAAGTGGCAACGCTCGGTTGTGAAAATATGAATCAGCTATTTAAAATTGGAAATACCCTACACccaaatatttatgattatattttatgtaattttttcaatctaaattagtatatatattgaaattatattattattttgtattattattaggtttttatattatttagttattgATTTACAGCAAGAATTAGACAAACAaggagtaaaaatataaattatatggttATAAGGTACCGAGTATTTTATAAGGTCATAAGGGCATAATCCTCatcattttcaaaaacaaaatatatttgtaaaaaaaagtaccctcgagtgttttttttttattcaaagatGTGTAATTTGATAGAGAACGAGATTAACTTTACTTTATAAGTAAGAtaagttaattttcaattttgtaatttttcatctcaaatttatatgttaataaaaaaataaattaaaagaaaactttGCTAAATTTTTCGTAAAATAATCGTTTcagaaacaacaaaatacaaattttatattataaatgataCCAAGGGAAAGCATATAGGGCAGAtatataacttttaattttacttcaattattAACTGGTAGAGGAGGGCACATGGAGcaacttaaaaaaatcgaatttaaggataatttcaatttttggaattttggtTTTATGCAAGTAATTTCATTAGTCAAGCGCTTGGATGTAGGGTATTTCGACAAACCAACACCATATGGTAGTTAAAAAGGAAAGGAAATTCAAAGAAAGTTATTAGTAAACTAACAAAAGTATATgtacaacaccaacaccaactacatatatacacacataatatataatatacaacaaTATAAACTAAGGGATAGCAAACTACGTATTACGAAAGAGAGatcagagtataaaaatgtcgtGTACGAAAAGGGTGCGATCAAGTTAATAAAtcacacgcaaacacacacctCCAACGCTTCTACCATATTTTATCGGTTTCTTGTGTTTGCGCTTGTGTCCACCATCCGCAACATCGACCGAATCCACCAACTCCTCCAACAGACCCAAACCCAAATGATCCGAGGGCTCCTGCTCAACCACCACCGAAACGCTGTCATCGGCGTGCtgatgcttcttcttcttctttcgttTCTGCTTCTTCGCCGGCTTGCTATGACCTTGCGACACTGGCACCCATTCAACAGCATCATCGTGATGTCCACCATGACCACCATGCCCGTGTAAAGACAATTCGGCCGGTTGTACGACTAAGAGTGTTTCGGGCTTCTTCTTTCTCTTATTTTTGCGTTTCTTTtgaccaccaccgccgccgccgccctTTAATTGGCCCGGTGGCGTACTTTCATTCTCTTCGATTTCGATAAATTCGACGCCATCTGAAGAGTCATGATTAGCAACACCAGGTGCGGTGCCAATTAGAGGCGATACTTCGCTGTGAGCCAGCTGGCTTTGCGCGCTCACTGGCCGGGAATGGAAGTTGACTGTATTTTGCTGGTTGGCTATGTCATCGCGATCTACGTCGTCTTCATCATTCTGCGACGGCTCTGTTTCTCCATCATCATCgtcctcttcttcttcatcaTCTTCATCACCATTGTCGCTGTCCTCTTCTTCCTCACCATCTTCGGTCTCGTTTTCATTATTGTCGAAATTCTGCTTGATATTCGGCTGCACATAGTCGTACTCGCGACCCAGAAAGCTAAGTGAGATGAAATTCACAGCTGGTTTATTAGATTTTAAGTGTTATTTTGTATGCCACTCACCCATCCATAGTTTCGGCGAAGTATTTCTTCATATAACCAGTGCCGATTTCGATTTTCTTCAATATCGTGGATGGCTTCTCCTTGGTGAGTCCCTCGCTGGCGCTGTAACCACGCTTCTCAAGTGTCGCATTCAATTGGCGGTCGGCTTCCACTGTGGGGTGTGgcggaaaattaaattattattaataaagtgAAACCGTTACATGTTTCGAGTGTTGCAATCAGAGCGCACAAATGCTGTCAGTTGGTTATTATTACTAACGCTGTCTGCTTGcagtttttctttgtttttaggCCCATTTTAACAGACATTCGTTGGACTTAGTACGACCAAATTAGCGACCATGTCTCATGTTTGTAAatgaaaagtgtaaataaaagaGTTCACACTTTTCACTCTCAAAAACTTACTATTACGGTCGTAACACCTCGACAcacatccatatatgtatgtagttgtactCATATGTGACACCGGTGCAGTTAACTTGCTACAAGCACACCGGTTTGTCAACCAATATAACCTACGAAAAAAGTAAAGTCTTCAAGCGACTAGTTTCAGTCAATTAaagatgtaataaaaaatatataaaatatgcacataacctcaaatgcgcatttatgtatgtaatatgcatttatgtatttattttattttattttattttattttattttattttattttattttattttatttcattttattttattttattttattttattttattttattttattttattttattttattttattttattttattttattttattttgatttattttattttattttattttattttattttgatttattaaacTCGTCTACAATGTCAAGAAATTGCCTGTTATACTGATAGACATAAGTGAAATGATGTTAATATTAAGTCTGCACGctaagataattttatttaattattttattaattttacgaAGAATTGGTTATGGTTTGTGGCCACAAAGGCATGAAAAATTCAGCAACTAACCGAAACCGGCAACAGGTGTTGAAGCAGTCAGTGTGTGCTTTATAACAATTTATCGCTTTTATTTCAATGTAACGTTTATGGATTCTATATATTGGTTTTGGTATGCTTTTATGCTCATGTTAATCTGCAAAATTCAAGTACGAACACATACTGCTGGTGCTTCGTTCTGTGCTGATTATGCTGCAATAGTGCCGTTGAATTTCCATTAAATATATGCAGTCACCGGCACTTAATGTTTGAATATGACTAAAGTAGGtcttgtatacaaaaaaatttgattttactttattaaaagaataataattctctTCAATTTACAAGTTCGTGAAGAAGAAAGtgctaaaatattaaacaatattgGCATAACATTCTTCAATGGCCACCTCGCATTAACTATCAAAGGCCTCGAATACTTATTGGTTATGAGGAAATACTTAGTCGGACTTCAGTTATATATAAGCTGCAAatgaacttaatttaattttctgagGTGCTCCCTAAACCTCTTCCAATTTAAGACAGCTCAAATGTTACTATTTAACCCACTCAGATTCTCCTGAGAACCAACCATCCAGTGGTAAACAGAACGAAGACAGAAGGAACTGTTCTCAGTCTACTTATATTATGATGGAAATGCCTTTCCTTGCCGTAGTAAAGCATTGACagttaagaaataaattaaatttgagtcCAATAAATAATTGTACCTTTCAATTTCTGCCATTGCATCTGCAATTCGCCATCCCACAAATCCAAGATGCGTCCGGATTGTTGCCGCGCACAGCCCCAAGGCTGTTCTCTCATCGGACATAGCGCTAAATCTATATATGGCGATACTTCTGCAAATAAAAGAGCAAATAAGATATGTTGAGTAAGTGTGTAGAAttgatttcatacaaaattatataatatattttatag containing:
- the LOC105214635 gene encoding uncharacterized protein LOC105214635 isoform X2; its protein translation is MDWSGPSYVLVLLLTLTHTLTRLPLAHSWSAGDQPGVVGVGVGGGGVGAARARSMNEVSPYIDLALCPMREQPWGCARQQSGRILDLWDGELQMQWQKLKVEADRQLNATLEKRGYSASEGLTKEKPSTILKKIEIGTGYMKKYFAETMDGFLGREYDYVQPNIKQNFDNNENETEDGEEEEDSDNGDEDDEEEEDDDDGETEPSQNDEDDVDRDDIANQQNTVNFHSRPVSAQSQLAHSEVSPLIGTAPGVANHDSSDGVEFIEIEENESTPPGQLKGGGGGGGQKKRKNKRKKKPETLLVVQPAELSLHGHGGHGGHHDDAVEWVPVSQGHSKPAKKQKRKKKKKHQHADDSVSVVVEQEPSDHLGLGLLEELVDSVDVADGGHKRKHKKPIKYGRSVGVTRGKKKKKKKAIAKLVLLGSFLKAKIELLLKILGAHLQIKFFAIALIGLLINIARFWIDVKRGGTPQKHHYEEHGDDWGGESGGSYWKRSLQTDPTLEEAATDSYQPVGQHQDPHYKAYHGQWQ
- the LOC105214635 gene encoding uncharacterized protein LOC105214635 isoform X1, encoding MDWSGPSYVLVLLLTLTHTLTRLPLAHSWSAGDQPGVVGVGVGGGGVGAARARSMNEVSPYIDLALCPMREQPWGCARQQSGRILDLWDGELQMQWQKLKVEADRQLNATLEKRGYSASEGLTKEKPSTILKKIEIGTGYMKKYFAETMDGFLGREYDYVQPNIKQNFDNNENETEDGEEEEDSDNGDEDDEEEEDDDDGETEPSQNDEDDVDRDDIANQQNTVNFHSRPVSAQSQLAHSEVSPLIGTAPGVANHDSSDGVEFIEIEENESTPPGQLKGGGGGGGQKKRKNKRKKKPETLLVVQPAELSLHGHGGHGGHHDDAVEWVPVSQGHSKPAKKQKRKKKKKHQHADDSVSVVVEQEPSDHLGLGLLEELVDSVDVADGGHKRKHKKPIKYGRSVGVTRGKKKKKKKAIAKLVLLGSFLKAKIELLLKILGAHLQIKFFAIALIGLLINIARFWIDVKRGGTPQKVVYVEHAHHQHHYEEHGDDWGGESGGSYWKRSLQTDPTLEEAATDSYQPVGQHQDPHYKAYHGQWQ